One Paroedura picta isolate Pp20150507F chromosome 3, Ppicta_v3.0, whole genome shotgun sequence genomic window carries:
- the DBN1 gene encoding drebrin isoform X1, which produces MAGVSFGANRLELLASYQEVIAEDSPTDWAIYTYEDDSDNLKLAASGTGGLQELSSHFENQKVMYGFCSVKDPQATLPKYVLVNWVGEDVADARKCACASHVAKVAEFFQQGVDVIVNASSVEDIDPGAIGQRLSNGLARIASPVLHRLRLREDENTQPVGTTYQKTDAAVEMKRLNREQFWEQAKKEEELRKEEERKKALDERLRFEQERMEQERQEQEEREKRYREREEQIEEHRRKQQSLEAEEAKQRLKEQSIFGEQEDDEDRQQPKKSESEVEEAAAIIAQRPENPREFFRQQERVASAGSETAPPFSRTAGRQYCPFIKTPDSGLPSSSSSPPRIPFPYITCHRTPNLSSFFPCSQTDTHRKVSASASSPCDSSTASTPVGEQIERALDEVTQQDALKDSPSPSSEETAVALATNWAPPSVEQPVEKAEEPPGESTWPEADWTEPKPGRAGPPEDLVLPESKEEPPFPEAPPPKEEPLFPAAPLPMQNEEALDLGEAFGFSQPPAPPSENLLDLWQNDSSVPEPTLPGAWQIQGGPPTPAPWDLHDGPPAAAPMLVEVGVPPGAPEPPASTGLSDDNLLNFNDLPEPPATFCDAEQDEEPASMIAIEGLHQMTLSYQHALQEASGVHQEPQLLTNGETAQKESTQTSEGYFSQSQDEDFNQSEEPSAKAPPPVFYNKPPEIDITCWDADPVPEEEESFGGNV; this is translated from the exons GGCTATATACACCTATGAGGATGACTCTGACAACCTGAAactggctgcctcaggaa CTGGTGGCTTGCAAGAGCTCTCCAGCCATTTTGAGAACCAGAAGGTGATGTATGGATTCTGCAGTGTCAAGGACCCACAGGCCACCCTACCAAAATACGTTCTTGTCAATTGG GTAGGGGAGGATGTAGCTGATGCCCGCAAATGTGCCTGTGCCAGTCATGTGGCCAAGGTTGCTGAATTCTTCCAG CAGGGCGTGGATGTCATTGTCAATGCTAGCAGTGTGGAAGACATCGATCCGGGAGCCATTGGACAGCGGCTCTCCAATGGCCTGGCCCGCATCGCCAGCCCGGTGCTGCACCGTCTTCGCTTGCGCGAGGATGAAAACACCCAACCTGTG GGCACAACCTATCAGAAAACTGATGCAGCTGTGGAGATGAAACGACTCAACCGGGAACAATTCTGGGAGCAAGCCAAG AAAGAGGAGGAGCTGCGCAAAGAGGAGGAGCGGAAGAAAGCCCTGGATGAGCGGCTGCGCTTTGAGCAAGAACGCATGGAGCAAGagaggcaggagcaggaagaacgAGAGAAGCGCTACCGGGAGCGTGAGGAACAGATCGAGGAGCACAG GCGAAAGCAGCAGAGCCTGGAAGCGGAGGAGGCCAAGCAGCGGTTGAAGGAACAGTCCATCTTT GGGGAGCAGGAGGACGACGAAGACAGGCAGCAGCCCAAAAAGTCTGAGTCGGAGGTGGAG GAGGCGGCTGCCATCATTGCCCAGCGGCCCGAGAACCCCCGTGAGTTCTTCAGGCAGCAAGAGCGGGTGGCTTCGGCCGGTTCCGAGACAGCCCCACCCTTCAGCAGAACAG cAGGTCGTCAGTACTGTCCTTTCATAAAGACACCTGACAGTgggctgccttcctcctcctcctcccctccacggATTCCCTTCCCCTATATCACTTGCCACCGTACACCAAACCTCTCCTCCTTTTTCCCAT GCAGCCAGACGGACACGCACAGAAAGGTCTCTGCCTCTGCCAGCAGCCCCTGCGACTCCAGTACAGCTTCAACGCCGGTCGGCGAGCAGATCGAACGTGCCCTGGATGAGGTAACGCAGCAGGATGCTTTGAAAG ATTCCCCCAGCCCAAGCAGTGAGGAGACAGCAGTGGCACTGGCTACGAACTGGGCTCCTCCCAGTGTGGAGCAACCAGTGGAGAAGGCAGAAGAGCCACCCGGGGAGTCTACCTGGCCAGAAGCTGACTGGACGGAGCCTAAGCCAGGCAGGGCAGGCCCCCCAGAGGACCTGGTGTTGCCAGAGTCCAAGGAGGAGCCTCCATTCCCCGAAGCCCCGCCTCCCAAAGAAGAGCCTCTCTTCCCAGCAGCCCCACTGCCTATGCAGAACGAGGAGGCTCTGGATCTGGGGGAGGCCTTTGGGTTTTCTCAGCCACCTGCCCCCCCTTCAGAAAACCTCCTTGACCTGTGGCAGAATGACAGCAGTGTCCCAGAGCCTACTCTGCCTGGCGCCTGGCAGATCCAGGGTGGACCCCCCACTCCTGCACCGTGGGACCTTCACGATGGGCCTCCCGCAGCTGCCCCCATGCTGGTCGAGGTGGGTGTTCCTCCAGGGGCACCGGAGCCCCCAGCCTCCACAGGGCTTTCTGATGACAACCTGCTGAACTTCAATGACCTGCCCGAGCCTCCGGCCACCTTTTGCGATGCTGAGCAGGACGAAGAGCCCGCCAGCATGATTGCCATTGAAGGGCTGCACCAGATGACCCTCAGCTACCAGCATGCCCTGCAGGAAGCCTCTGGGGTGCACCAGGAGCCCCAATTGCTCACCAATGGAGAGACAGCCCAGAAGGAAAGCACGCAG ACCAGTGAGGGTTATTTCAGCCAATCACAAGATGAAGACTTCAACCAGTCGGAAGAACCTTCTGCTAAAGCTCCTCCACCAGTGTTCTACAACAAGCCCCCAG AAATCGATATCACCTGTTGGGATGCTGATCCAGTGCCAGAAGAGGAAGAGAGCTTCGGGGGCAACGTTTAA
- the DBN1 gene encoding drebrin isoform X6 — MYGFCSVKDPQATLPKYVLVNWVGEDVADARKCACASHVAKVAEFFQQGVDVIVNASSVEDIDPGAIGQRLSNGLARIASPVLHRLRLREDENTQPVGTTYQKTDAAVEMKRLNREQFWEQAKKEEELRKEEERKKALDERLRFEQERMEQERQEQEEREKRYREREEQIEEHRRKQQSLEAEEAKQRLKEQSIFGEQEDDEDRQQPKKSESEVEEAAAIIAQRPENPREFFRQQERVASAGSETAPPFSRTAGRQYCPFIKTPDSGLPSSSSSPPRIPFPYITCHRTPNLSSFFPCSQTDTHRKVSASASSPCDSSTASTPVGEQIERALDEVTQQDALKDSPSPSSEETAVALATNWAPPSVEQPVEKAEEPPGESTWPEADWTEPKPGRAGPPEDLVLPESKEEPPFPEAPPPKEEPLFPAAPLPMQNEEALDLGEAFGFSQPPAPPSENLLDLWQNDSSVPEPTLPGAWQIQGGPPTPAPWDLHDGPPAAAPMLVEVGVPPGAPEPPASTGLSDDNLLNFNDLPEPPATFCDAEQDEEPASMIAIEGLHQMTLSYQHALQEASGVHQEPQLLTNGETAQKESTQTSEGYFSQSQDEDFNQSEEPSAKAPPPVFYNKPPEIDITCWDADPVPEEEESFGGNV; from the exons ATGTATGGATTCTGCAGTGTCAAGGACCCACAGGCCACCCTACCAAAATACGTTCTTGTCAATTGG GTAGGGGAGGATGTAGCTGATGCCCGCAAATGTGCCTGTGCCAGTCATGTGGCCAAGGTTGCTGAATTCTTCCAG CAGGGCGTGGATGTCATTGTCAATGCTAGCAGTGTGGAAGACATCGATCCGGGAGCCATTGGACAGCGGCTCTCCAATGGCCTGGCCCGCATCGCCAGCCCGGTGCTGCACCGTCTTCGCTTGCGCGAGGATGAAAACACCCAACCTGTG GGCACAACCTATCAGAAAACTGATGCAGCTGTGGAGATGAAACGACTCAACCGGGAACAATTCTGGGAGCAAGCCAAG AAAGAGGAGGAGCTGCGCAAAGAGGAGGAGCGGAAGAAAGCCCTGGATGAGCGGCTGCGCTTTGAGCAAGAACGCATGGAGCAAGagaggcaggagcaggaagaacgAGAGAAGCGCTACCGGGAGCGTGAGGAACAGATCGAGGAGCACAG GCGAAAGCAGCAGAGCCTGGAAGCGGAGGAGGCCAAGCAGCGGTTGAAGGAACAGTCCATCTTT GGGGAGCAGGAGGACGACGAAGACAGGCAGCAGCCCAAAAAGTCTGAGTCGGAGGTGGAG GAGGCGGCTGCCATCATTGCCCAGCGGCCCGAGAACCCCCGTGAGTTCTTCAGGCAGCAAGAGCGGGTGGCTTCGGCCGGTTCCGAGACAGCCCCACCCTTCAGCAGAACAG cAGGTCGTCAGTACTGTCCTTTCATAAAGACACCTGACAGTgggctgccttcctcctcctcctcccctccacggATTCCCTTCCCCTATATCACTTGCCACCGTACACCAAACCTCTCCTCCTTTTTCCCAT GCAGCCAGACGGACACGCACAGAAAGGTCTCTGCCTCTGCCAGCAGCCCCTGCGACTCCAGTACAGCTTCAACGCCGGTCGGCGAGCAGATCGAACGTGCCCTGGATGAGGTAACGCAGCAGGATGCTTTGAAAG ATTCCCCCAGCCCAAGCAGTGAGGAGACAGCAGTGGCACTGGCTACGAACTGGGCTCCTCCCAGTGTGGAGCAACCAGTGGAGAAGGCAGAAGAGCCACCCGGGGAGTCTACCTGGCCAGAAGCTGACTGGACGGAGCCTAAGCCAGGCAGGGCAGGCCCCCCAGAGGACCTGGTGTTGCCAGAGTCCAAGGAGGAGCCTCCATTCCCCGAAGCCCCGCCTCCCAAAGAAGAGCCTCTCTTCCCAGCAGCCCCACTGCCTATGCAGAACGAGGAGGCTCTGGATCTGGGGGAGGCCTTTGGGTTTTCTCAGCCACCTGCCCCCCCTTCAGAAAACCTCCTTGACCTGTGGCAGAATGACAGCAGTGTCCCAGAGCCTACTCTGCCTGGCGCCTGGCAGATCCAGGGTGGACCCCCCACTCCTGCACCGTGGGACCTTCACGATGGGCCTCCCGCAGCTGCCCCCATGCTGGTCGAGGTGGGTGTTCCTCCAGGGGCACCGGAGCCCCCAGCCTCCACAGGGCTTTCTGATGACAACCTGCTGAACTTCAATGACCTGCCCGAGCCTCCGGCCACCTTTTGCGATGCTGAGCAGGACGAAGAGCCCGCCAGCATGATTGCCATTGAAGGGCTGCACCAGATGACCCTCAGCTACCAGCATGCCCTGCAGGAAGCCTCTGGGGTGCACCAGGAGCCCCAATTGCTCACCAATGGAGAGACAGCCCAGAAGGAAAGCACGCAG ACCAGTGAGGGTTATTTCAGCCAATCACAAGATGAAGACTTCAACCAGTCGGAAGAACCTTCTGCTAAAGCTCCTCCACCAGTGTTCTACAACAAGCCCCCAG AAATCGATATCACCTGTTGGGATGCTGATCCAGTGCCAGAAGAGGAAGAGAGCTTCGGGGGCAACGTTTAA